The following coding sequences are from one Panicum hallii strain FIL2 chromosome 5, PHallii_v3.1, whole genome shotgun sequence window:
- the LOC112893871 gene encoding uncharacterized protein LOC112893871 isoform X1, with the protein MAERKLDRPAALGKDGLSLGIEEDRAAAAAMGFVDDSKDQLHLDNSIPLSPQWLYAKPADGKISLPHGSSFEPAEREVRMLEGTVDRKERRRNVFDADSGLRWLEEERETSLLGRRERKKEVERDVDNRKIDRRSDNVSARDNTDSRAPPTSDRWNDGSTRLGNEGRRDGKWSTRWGPDDKEKDSRSEKKVDVEKDETHAEKQTFTGRLLSESDSRDKWRPRHRQESHSVVTATYRAAPGFGSEKGRVKDSNVGFAPGRGRGNPNSVTSFSRPSSAGPIGAPAVHGKSAKSAVCFRYPRGKLLDIYRQKNMMSSFDDAKLEEIPSITLSTSAKPLAFVAPDTVEEALLEDIRKGKVISSEGSNATGNKKERAKELEEPASVIDEDKDKVALAFGGLGQEGSATLISEKDAFYDNRTLSGGVGTSPSKKSMEENAVSNQYRIAGIQDGLKTDEAKTSTDLDLSPNLPDDSNTLFDVPPFEHHSEPPMPYQNSDIDIKAGGHASYPEELTLYYLDPQGGVQGPFLGADIISWYEDGYFGLELPVRLSQAPDDVPFRPLVEVMPHLGQKPQSRPPALCDESAESLDSAQSKFEAAIPTSASSGKSDQASKWDSESNAVDPKRGDHDASLPSRAGWLSSPETGKDTANISSRQQNIPESVTQDAEEVLYTGRPNSSMGQSVRDLENDRADFKLAPRDPHSAVGEANLPQHDIPRESDLSPLGLLWSELEGMHPKQPLSSNVLGVNERRNPKPTAPKDIPPVNMRHGQLSRMNEASSMRDEWPANFGRLDSMNDANIPGRIPQVEAEHHLNFEEQLLLQQIRREQLQQEQMMARNNLEFPGPFPGQVFDSLHQHRQPMNQPLSDVEHLLRVQFELDQQQQRRQQLQQEQHQRQLQQQRQAQLLQQQQQQQQQQMILEQLLQQQLQGSNFGPTNMVDQVLLREHVLNELHQQPHHLQRQHDAAIEQLIQAKFGHGLHREHHNDMLDVLSRSNQRQMLPLEQQILLGLQQEQLQSQQLANALRQHSGREEERHLSGVWPMDDAAQFIRPGTSPNQGHASRHGRFDLLENLQRSSSFEQHEPLERNLSLHERLHRGGQGIHSLERSGSLPGGGPVPNPDVINALARHHGLGQLETHGDLYSLGQMPMLPSGVHPQQHRLQEQLSGSHLGRLERHWSDANGQMQNSLMESSRINQLQIEAEKQRRNVEMNLSVDNPHAWAALMNKERNTEQDLSDMIHKKLALQSQQSLGFPDVPVPASFGRKDHFAQPGVENPLRSPVDRLSFEESLAERSLFAKTGQSAQEGSANLDSLPNSIENSGKYNLRSSSGSMLEQKHFLGIDDVQRDFSDVTGGRASANHLVGSVNELTRGKKQGSSANLVADDTNFSEDAVNNWSDTGISKGSSHSLLKRSTNQHTATSQAVSTDLSTIRLKKAGLVSSDENKMESGITSVAQAMEASVPSNKETGVYSMPSATNNPDASGPSFSEALKSKKPPLQYDTSESADGGPGGKGAKKKTKKGKQIDPSLLGFKVHSNRIMMGEIVRDD; encoded by the exons ATGGGCTGTCGCTTGGGATCGAGGAGGacagggccgccgccgccgccatggggTTCGTCGACGATTCCAAAG ATCAGCTGCACCTGGATAACAGCATTCCTCTGTCTCCTCAGTGGCTCTACGCCAAACCGGCTGATGGAAAG ATTTCTCTGCCTCATGGGTCCTCCTTTGAACCTGCTGAAAGGGAAGTGAGGATGTTGGAAGGAACTGTTGATAGGAAAGAAAGAAGGCGGAATGTATTTGATGCTGACAGTGGTCTTCGTTGGCTTGAAGAGGAGAGGGAAACAAGCTTGCTTGGGAGGAGGGAGCGCAAGAAGGAAGTGGAGCGGGATGTTGATAATCGTAAAATTGATCGCCGATCTGACAATGTTTCTGCAAGGGATAACACTGATTCACGTGCACCTCCTACATCTGATAGGTGGAATGATGGTTCCACCCGCTTGGGGAATGAGGGTCGCCGTGATGGAAAATGGTCTACAAGATGGGGACCTGATGACAAGGAGAAGGACTCTAGGTCAGAAAAGAAGGTTGACGTAGAAAAGGATGAAACACATGCTGAAAAGCAGACATTCACAGGAAGGCTGCTGTCTGAGTCTGATTCCCGTGATAAATGGAGACCTCGTCACCGTCAGGAAAGTCATTCTGTCGTGACGGCAACATACCGCGCTGCTCCAGGCTTTGGATCAGAGAAAGGGCGTGTAAAGGACTCAAATGTTGGCTTTGCCCCTGGGCGAGGCAGGGGAAACCCAAACTCAGTCACATCCTTCAGTCGGCCATCATCTGCAGGACCAATTGGTGCTCCGGCTGTGCATGGGAAGTCTGCAAAATCTGCTGTTTGTTTCCGCTACCCAAGAGGGAAGCTTCTGGATATTTACAGGCAAAAAAATATGATGTCATCCTTTGATGATGCTAAACTGGAGGAAATTCCTTCCATCACACTCTCTACTTCTGCTAAACCACTTGCCTTTGTTGCACCGGATACTGTTGAAGAG GCTCTTCTGGAAGATATTAGAAAGGGTAAAGTCATTAGCAGCGAGGGAAGCAATGCAACTGGAAACAAAAAAGAGAGGGCAAAAGAGCTTGAAG AACCTGCTTCTGTCATTGATGAAGACAAAGACAAGGTCGCTCTAGCATTTGGTGGGTTGGGTCAGGAAGGATCTGCAACTTTAATCTCGGAGAAGGATGCCTTCTATGACAACCGGACGCTTTCTGGTGGTGTTGGTACATCCCCATCAAAGAAATCTATGGAGGAAAATGCTGTCAGTAATCAATACAGGATTGCTGGCATTCAGGATGGTTTGAAAACTGACGAAGCCAAGACAAGTACTGATCTTGATCTTAGCCCTAACCTACCTGATGATTCAAACACTCTGTTTGATGTGCCACCTTTTGAGCATCATTCAGAACCCCCAATGCCGTACCAAAATAGTGACATTGATATAAAAGCTGGTGGCCATGCTAGTTACCCAGAGGAGCTGACATTGTATTATCTGGATCCTCAAGGAGGTGTGCAGGGTCCATTTCTGGGTGCTGACATAATCTCCTGGTATGAAGATGGATACTTTGGTTTGGAGTTACCTGTGCGTTTGTCTCAGGCTCCAGATGATGTTCCTTTCCGCCCACTCGTTGAAGTCATGCCACATCTTGGACAGAAGCCGCAATCTCGTCCGCCTGCACTCTGTGATGAAAGTGCTGAATCTTTGGATTCTGCTCAAAGTAAATTTGAAGCTGCAATCCCTACTTCTGCTTCTTCTGGGAAAAGTGACCAAGCCTCCAAATGGGATTCTGAAAGCAATGCAGTTGATCCTAAAAGAGGTGATCATGATGCATCATTACCTTCGCGTGCTGGTTGGTTATCTTCACCTGAAACAGGAAAGGATACAGCAAATATTAGTAGTCGCCAGCAGAACATTCCTGAATCGGTGACTCAGGATGCTGAAG AAGTGCTGTACACTGGGAGGCCTAATAGCAGCATGGGTCAATCTGTACGGGATCTTGAAAATGACCGTGCAGATTTCAAGTTGGCACCACGTGATCCTCATTCTGCGGTCGGAGAAGCTAATTTGCCGCAGCATGATATCCCAAGAGAGAGTGATCTCAGTCCTCTTGGCTTACTTTGGTCTGAGCTGGAAGGGATGCATCCAAAGCAACCTCTCTCATCAAATGTACTTGGTGTAAATGAGCGTAGAAATCCCAAGCCTACAGCGCCCAAGGATATTCCACCTGTAAACATGAGACATGGGCAACTTAGCAGGATGAATGAAGCTTCTAGTATGCGTGATGAATGGCCTGCAAACTTTGGGCGGCTGGATAGTATGAATGATGCAAATATTCCAGGCAGAATCCCTCAGGTTGAGGCCGAGCATCATTTAAATTTTGAAGAGCAACTGCTGCTTCAACAGATCCGAAGGGAGCAACTGCAGCAGGAGCAAATGATGGCCCGTAACAATTTGGAGTTTCCTGGTCCGTTTCCAGGCCAGGTGTTTGATTCTTTGCACCAACACCGGCAGCCTATGAATCAACCACTTTCTGATGTGGAGCATCTCTTGAGAGTCCAGTTTGAACTTGACCAGCAGCAGCAACGTCGCCAACAGCTTCAACAAGAGCAGCACCAAAGGCAGCTGCAGCAGCAACGGCAAGCCCAGCTCTTgcaacagcagcaacagcagcagcagcaacagatgATTCTTGAGCAACTGTTGCAGCAACAGTTGCAGGGTTCAAATTTTGGACCAACGAATATGGTTGATCAAGTCTTACTTCGGGAGCATGTATTAAATGAACTGCATCAACAACCTCACCATTTACAAAGGCAGCATGATGCGGCGATTGAACAACTAATTCAAGCAAAATTTGGCCATGGGCTTCATAGGGAGCATCATAATGATATGTTGGATGTTCTGTCACGTTCAAACCAGAGACAGATGCTTCCTTTGGAGCAGCAAATTCTTTTAGGCCTTCAGCAGGAGCAGCTTCAGTCACAACAGCTGGCTAATGCTCTGCGGCAACATTCaggcagggaggaagaaaggcacTTAAGTGGGGTCTGGCCAATGGATGATGCAGCACAGTTTATCCGCCCAGGAACCAGTCCAAATCAAGGTCATGCATCTCGGCATGGTCGTTTCGATCTCCTAGAGAACCTTCAGAGATCCTCATCGTTTGAGCAGCATGAACCTCTTGAACGGAACTTGTCCTTGCACGAGCGTTTGCATAGGGGAGGCCAAGGTATTCACTCACTTGAGCGGTCTGGTTCTTTGCCTGGTGGTGGTCCTGTACCAAACCCAGATGTTATAAATGCCCTAGCACGCCATCATGGACTTGGTCAGTTGGAAACGCATGGTGATTTATATTCTTTAGGCCAAATGCCTATGCTTCCTTCAGGAGTTCACCCCCAGCAACATAGGCTTCAGGAGCAGCTTTCTGGTTCACACTTAGGAAGGCTGGAAAGGCACTGGTCGGATGCCAATGGGCAAATGCAAAATAGTCTAATGGAATCTTCACGTATCAACCAGTTGCAGATTGAAgcagagaagcagaggaggaatgTGGAAATGAATCTTTCTGTTGACAACCCACATGCATGGGCAGCACTTATGAACAAAGAGAGGAACACGGAGCAAGATTTGAGTGATATGATTCATAAGAAACTTGCCCTTCAGTCGCAACAATCTTTGGGCTTCCCTGATGTTCCAGTGCCGGCATCGTTTGGGCGTAAAGATCACTTTGCACAGCCTGGTGTGGAGAACCCTTTGAGATCCCCAGTGGACAGGTTGTCTTTTGAGGAGTCTCTTGCAGAAAGGTCTCTTTTTGCAAAAACAGGGCAGTCAGCGCAGGAGGGATCAGCCAACCTTGATAGTTTACCCAACAGTATTGAGAACAGTGGAAAATATAACCTTAGATCAAGCTCTGGATCAATGCTTGAGCAGAAGCATTTTCTTGGAATTGATGATGTTCAAAGGGACTTTTCAGATGTTACAGGTGGCAGAGCGTCAGCTAATCATTTGGTTGGGAGTGTCAATGAGTTGACCAGGGGAAAAAAGCAGGGTTCAAGTGCGAACTTGGTTGCGGATGATACTAACTTTTCTGAAGATGCTGTTAACAACTG GTCTGATACTGGCATATCAAAAGGGAGCTCTCACTCGTTACTAAAACGCTCCACAAACCAACATACGGCTACATCCCAGGCAGTTTCTACGGATCTATCAACAATCAGGCTGAAGAAGGCAGGCCTTGTGTCCTCTGATG